The stretch of DNA TCGTGGCGGATAACCCTGGCAAAGAAAAAACCAACGTTGATGGTTTGAACGTATACGATATCATGAAACATGAGTGGCTCGTTTTGACAAAAGCCACAGTTGATAAGTTAGTGGAGGTGTATGAAAATGGCAAATGATCTCACACCATTTGATGTCATAATAAGGCCACTCATTACCGAAAAAACCACTCTTAACTTTGCCAATTCAACGTACACCTTTGAAGTTGATTCAAGGGTGAACAAATATCAAATTAGAGACGCCATTGAAAAACTCTACAACGTTGAAGTGGAAAATGTAAGAATAATGAACTACAAGGGCAAACCAAAAAGGTATGGCAGAT from Mesoaciditoga lauensis cd-1655R = DSM 25116 encodes:
- the rplW gene encoding 50S ribosomal protein L23, whose protein sequence is MANDLTPFDVIIRPLITEKTTLNFANSTYTFEVDSRVNKYQIRDAIEKLYNVEVENVRIMNYKGKPKRYGRSEGYSRSFKKAIVKLKEGFKIQEFEGLI